From one Caldichromatium japonicum genomic stretch:
- a CDS encoding cupin domain-containing protein — protein MSPCQPLVYSPLSHEQWIEEGCLIRELWNQAQDPALSIARARVESGLTTRWHRLIDTVERYLILEGTGIVEVEGLGAQRVNPGDLVYIPAGAAQRIRNDGTGDLGRAI, from the coding sequence GTGAGCCCATGCCAGCCGCTGGTCTATTCGCCCCTGTCCCACGAGCAATGGATAGAAGAGGGCTGCTTGATCCGCGAACTCTGGAATCAGGCGCAGGATCCGGCCCTGTCGATCGCCCGCGCGCGGGTGGAATCCGGTCTGACTACCCGCTGGCATCGGCTGATCGATACGGTTGAGCGCTATCTGATCCTGGAGGGGACGGGTATCGTCGAGGTCGAGGGTCTGGGGGCGCAGCGGGTCAATCCAGGCGATCTGGTCTATATCCCGGCAGGTGCTGCCCAGCGCATCCGAAACGACGGGACGGGCGATCTGGGACGGGCGATCTGA
- the hrpB gene encoding ATP-dependent helicase HrpB yields MKSGIEPFPIWHVLDGLRAALHQGHAVLQAPTGSGKSTVVPIALLDEPWLAGQRLLLLQPRRPAARLIAAHLAKQLGEPLGKRVGYQIRFERCLGPDTRIEVLTEGILTRRIQSDPSLDGVGLVIFDEFHERHLVSDLGLALTLDSAQQLRPDLRILVMSATLEAEPLVRLLGKASLIRAEGRSFPVEIRHAERALDPEPVRAVAAAVRQALIQEDGDILAFLPGVREIEQVRAALASLIEPGLMLLPLHGALSTAEQDRALRPDPERRRVILATDLAETSLTIEGIRIVVDSGLARKPRFDPATGLTRLITEPIPRASAEQRAGRAGRLGPGICYRLWTRAQESGRPEQRIPEILVSDLASLVLELALWGVKDPEALTWLDVPPAPAWAQAIAVLQALDALDARGAITPLGRALAELPVHPRLGAMLLRATPGERQLAADLCALVSERDPWQAAPGLVRPADLGLRLAALNALRAGTTLPLGIDRQRLATVERAARQLARLARRQMSPSSPMVDQAPRSPGALLSLAYPDRIAQRRAGADARYLLASGRGAGLAQDDLLAGEPYLVVAALDDAGREGRIQLAAALTATEIRAELAGHIVRQREVFWDEARATVSARLTTRLGEIVLDAQPMAPDNADEANSLLLAQIHRRFTEALNWSASARQLQGRILLAHRHDPEGGWPDLSESALKSQLADWLGPWLVGKTRLDEVQEIDLVAILLERLTWKQRQRLDRLFPVRIQTPAGTSRPIDYAQGEPPILAVPVQELFGWCNTPSICNGRVPLLLHLLSPARRPIQVTQDLAGFWARGYAEVRKELRGRYPKHQWPEDPTQAQARPGGIKQRDR; encoded by the coding sequence ATGAAATCGGGTATCGAACCGTTCCCGATCTGGCATGTCCTGGATGGATTGCGCGCCGCCCTGCATCAGGGCCATGCCGTACTCCAGGCGCCGACCGGGTCGGGCAAATCGACGGTGGTGCCCATCGCCCTGTTGGATGAGCCCTGGCTGGCGGGGCAACGGCTCCTGCTGCTCCAGCCCCGCCGTCCGGCGGCGCGCCTGATCGCAGCGCATCTGGCCAAGCAGCTCGGCGAGCCTCTAGGCAAAAGGGTCGGTTATCAGATCCGCTTTGAACGCTGCCTGGGCCCCGATACCCGCATCGAAGTCCTCACCGAGGGCATCCTCACCCGCCGCATCCAGTCCGATCCTTCACTGGACGGCGTAGGTCTGGTGATCTTCGATGAATTTCACGAACGCCATCTGGTCTCAGACCTGGGGCTGGCCTTGACCCTCGACAGTGCGCAACAGCTTCGGCCTGATCTGCGCATCCTGGTCATGTCGGCGACCCTGGAGGCCGAGCCTTTGGTCAGGCTGTTGGGCAAGGCGAGCCTGATACGCGCCGAGGGGCGCAGTTTTCCGGTGGAGATCCGCCATGCCGAGCGCGCGCTTGATCCTGAGCCGGTGCGAGCGGTGGCGGCGGCCGTGCGCCAAGCCCTGATCCAAGAAGACGGCGACATCCTGGCCTTTTTGCCAGGGGTCCGCGAGATCGAGCAGGTGCGCGCTGCGCTTGCATCCCTAATTGAGCCAGGGCTGATGCTCCTGCCGCTGCACGGCGCCCTATCCACCGCCGAGCAGGACCGGGCGTTGCGCCCTGACCCTGAACGCCGACGGGTGATCCTAGCCACCGACCTGGCCGAGACCAGCCTGACGATCGAAGGGATCCGGATCGTCGTCGATTCGGGTCTGGCCCGTAAACCGCGTTTTGATCCGGCCACAGGGCTAACGCGTCTCATCACCGAACCCATCCCGCGCGCCAGCGCCGAACAGCGCGCCGGCCGTGCGGGGCGCCTGGGGCCTGGGATCTGTTACCGGCTGTGGACCCGCGCGCAAGAGAGCGGACGCCCCGAGCAGCGCATCCCGGAGATCCTGGTCAGTGATCTGGCCTCATTGGTCCTGGAGCTGGCCCTCTGGGGGGTCAAAGACCCCGAGGCGCTCACCTGGCTCGATGTCCCGCCAGCGCCGGCATGGGCCCAGGCGATCGCGGTGTTACAGGCACTCGATGCGCTCGATGCACGCGGTGCCATCACCCCCCTGGGACGGGCGCTTGCCGAGCTTCCGGTTCATCCGCGCCTCGGGGCGATGCTTTTGCGCGCTACCCCTGGCGAGCGCCAGCTTGCCGCAGATCTCTGTGCCCTGGTTTCAGAGCGCGATCCCTGGCAAGCTGCGCCAGGACTCGTCCGCCCGGCCGATCTCGGTCTGCGTCTGGCCGCCCTCAACGCCCTGCGCGCTGGCACCACCCTGCCGCTGGGGATCGATCGCCAGCGACTGGCGACGGTCGAGCGGGCCGCGCGTCAGCTCGCACGGCTCGCCAGACGCCAGATGTCCCCATCATCGCCAATGGTCGATCAAGCGCCGCGCTCACCCGGCGCCCTGTTGTCCCTCGCCTACCCCGACCGTATCGCCCAGCGGCGAGCCGGTGCGGATGCCCGCTATCTCCTGGCATCGGGGCGCGGCGCTGGGCTGGCCCAGGACGATCTGCTGGCCGGCGAACCCTACCTGGTGGTTGCTGCCTTGGACGACGCAGGGCGCGAAGGGCGCATCCAACTGGCCGCAGCGCTCACCGCCACTGAGATCCGTGCCGAGCTCGCCGGACACATCGTCCGGCAGCGCGAGGTCTTCTGGGACGAGGCGCGCGCAACAGTGAGCGCCAGGCTCACGACCCGCCTGGGCGAGATCGTGTTGGATGCCCAACCCATGGCCCCCGACAATGCGGATGAGGCGAACTCGCTCCTCCTTGCCCAGATCCACCGGCGCTTTACCGAGGCGCTCAACTGGTCCGCATCCGCCCGGCAACTACAAGGGCGCATACTGCTCGCACACCGCCATGATCCCGAGGGTGGCTGGCCAGATCTTTCAGAGTCTGCGCTCAAGTCTCAGCTCGCCGACTGGTTGGGGCCCTGGCTGGTCGGCAAGACACGGCTGGACGAGGTTCAGGAGATCGACCTGGTGGCGATCTTGCTTGAGCGCCTGACCTGGAAGCAGCGCCAGCGGCTCGACCGCCTGTTTCCCGTCCGCATCCAGACACCCGCTGGCACCAGCCGCCCGATCGACTATGCCCAGGGCGAGCCGCCAATCTTGGCCGTCCCTGTGCAAGAGCTGTTCGGATGGTGCAATACGCCCAGCATCTGCAATGGCCGTGTACCGCTGCTGTTGCATCTGCTCTCGCCGGCGCGCCGCCCGATCCAGGTCACCCAGGATCTGGCCGGTTTTTGGGCGCGCGGCTATGCCGAGGTCCGCAAGGAGCTGCGCGGGCGCTACCCCAAGCATCAATGGCCCGAGGACCCGACCCAGGCGCAGGCCCGGCCCGGCGGTATCAAACAGCGCGACCGCTAA
- a CDS encoding DUF2333 family protein, with translation MDIRSSLRASLKRFDILPAIRIWFIKTVSLYHPKVWREKGWLWTAGLFLITYALIVVILGVVWSRSPALFDVRANALAMVGGDENKLVTGTYATATAIRIGKTLLDKPGGYLSNDIFPPGVYLDNIPNWEFGALTELRDLTNAMRNELSRAQSQSLEDRDLQIAQPQFNYNSESWMLPSTESEYRKGIAALERYLNRLTRRDAQFFARADNLRAYLQVVEKRLGNLAQRLSYAVGEDARDDDLIGGGGLQPAGGAAGQSQYTRTPWLKIDDVFFEARGYTWALIHTLEAMSIDFEHVLRTRNAQVTMEQIIRKLEHTQAPIRSPLILNGEGFGMMANHSLVLASYISRANAAIIDLRRLLEQG, from the coding sequence ATGGATATCAGATCATCCCTGCGAGCTTCTTTAAAACGTTTCGACATCCTGCCAGCGATCCGCATCTGGTTCATCAAGACCGTGTCGCTCTATCACCCCAAGGTATGGCGCGAGAAGGGTTGGCTATGGACCGCCGGCCTATTCCTCATCACCTATGCTTTGATCGTGGTGATCCTGGGGGTCGTCTGGTCGCGCTCTCCGGCGCTCTTCGATGTCCGGGCCAATGCCTTGGCGATGGTCGGCGGCGATGAAAATAAATTGGTCACCGGTACCTATGCCACGGCGACCGCCATCCGCATCGGCAAGACCCTACTCGATAAGCCCGGTGGCTATCTGAGCAACGACATCTTCCCGCCCGGCGTCTATCTCGATAACATCCCAAATTGGGAATTTGGGGCACTGACTGAGCTGCGCGATCTGACCAACGCCATGCGCAATGAGCTGAGCCGCGCCCAGTCGCAATCGCTCGAGGACCGGGATCTGCAGATCGCTCAGCCGCAGTTCAATTACAACTCTGAATCCTGGATGTTGCCCTCGACCGAGTCGGAATATCGCAAAGGCATTGCCGCGCTTGAACGTTATCTCAACCGCCTGACCCGGCGCGATGCCCAGTTCTTTGCCCGTGCCGATAACCTGCGCGCCTATCTCCAGGTGGTCGAAAAACGCCTCGGCAATCTGGCCCAGCGGCTCTCCTATGCCGTGGGTGAGGATGCGCGGGATGATGACCTGATCGGCGGGGGGGGCCTCCAGCCTGCTGGCGGTGCAGCCGGCCAGTCGCAGTATACACGCACACCTTGGCTCAAGATCGACGACGTCTTTTTCGAGGCCCGCGGCTATACCTGGGCCCTGATCCATACCCTAGAGGCGATGTCGATCGACTTTGAGCATGTCCTCAGGACCCGCAACGCCCAGGTCACCATGGAACAGATCATCCGCAAGCTCGAACATACCCAAGCGCCGATCCGCAGCCCCCTGATCCTCAATGGCGAGGGCTTTGGCATGATGGCCAACCACTCCCTGGTATTGGCTTCCTATATCTCGCGCGCCAATGCCGCCATCATCGATCTGCGCCGGTTGTTGGAACAAGGTTAG
- a CDS encoding response regulator, which translates to MVVLHADPTPWLEDETASPWTAKSGEVLLIGGEGQRLMVLGQRPSLHTQPVCRYLSLTDPDSLAHWLQSAITSPGQIVEGRDDREQRVLGIALPVAETDWFLLAKMDHAELMAGFSQRAVWIFSGGGLLLVLAITVFSAWQQHQVLLTERQLAEEREASRRHLEELVEARTQALHHQSQALRALIDNLPHPVWMKDREGRFLAVNRTFASSIGQTPKALIGKTAWDLWPARVAVRYQDSDEWVIRNHQPLFLEERLGDDPDAVFEVFKAPIINAQGEIIGTVGFARDIRPERAIQEELARRAELAESAMRAKSAFLANMSYEIRTPMNAILGLTHLLKDDRQLTEDQLDKLDKIQTASQHLLIILDDILDLAKIESGKLQLAEDNFAVVPLLEKVCALVADAARAKGLSLTVDNQGVPDWLRGDAARIRQILLNYLSNAVKFTDQGSIVLRARVLDEDNTSVLVCFEVEDTGIGIPPDQLPELFQPFTQLDNSLSRCFGGTGLGLTINLQLANLMGGMVGAESQPDIGSIFWFQARFERGRSQQDPPAALLTEEQLRQQYSGHRLLLVEDDAVNREVIAELLRRGGIAVDQAVDGGQAIELVKESHYDVILMDIQMRVMDGLEATRCIRALPNGANIPILALTANSFDEDRAQYQAAGLNDCIAKPVSAERLLETIARWLPLRPAEAEMPTLPQPPTAALDADPDLARLRSVPGLDCAQGLSAVAGQAGRYLELLQRFAQTHLQDLQRIRTALETGDHEGIKALVHTLKGVAANLGATAVAEAAAAVNALLRSAPEISVEKLYAAIDRLEQTFASLTQVLSGRDSTSVPPLHSGQSSVTEQAKALCDNLIELLRFNDTRALALARQQRALLILILGESHAPFERHLGAFEFEEALELLENARLEQGIPS; encoded by the coding sequence GTGGTCGTCTTGCATGCCGATCCCACCCCTTGGCTAGAGGATGAGACCGCAAGCCCTTGGACTGCCAAGAGCGGCGAGGTCCTGTTGATCGGGGGCGAAGGCCAGCGACTCATGGTCCTCGGCCAGCGGCCCTCCTTGCACACCCAGCCTGTCTGTCGGTATCTCTCGTTGACCGACCCCGACTCGCTGGCCCATTGGCTTCAGTCAGCGATCACCAGCCCTGGCCAAATCGTCGAGGGTCGCGATGATCGCGAGCAAAGGGTGCTGGGGATCGCCCTACCGGTCGCCGAGACCGACTGGTTTTTGCTGGCCAAGATGGATCATGCCGAACTCATGGCCGGTTTTAGCCAGCGCGCGGTCTGGATCTTCAGCGGCGGTGGCCTGCTCTTGGTATTGGCCATCACCGTGTTCTCGGCATGGCAACAGCACCAGGTGCTCCTGACCGAGCGGCAACTGGCTGAGGAACGCGAGGCCTCTCGTCGGCATCTTGAGGAACTGGTCGAGGCGCGCACCCAGGCGCTCCATCATCAAAGTCAGGCACTGCGCGCCCTCATCGATAACCTGCCGCACCCTGTCTGGATGAAGGATCGCGAGGGACGGTTTCTGGCGGTCAATCGCACCTTCGCCTCTTCCATTGGCCAGACGCCCAAGGCCTTGATCGGTAAGACCGCCTGGGACCTGTGGCCCGCGAGGGTCGCGGTGCGTTATCAGGACAGCGATGAATGGGTCATCCGCAACCATCAGCCGCTCTTCCTCGAGGAAAGGTTGGGCGATGATCCTGATGCGGTGTTCGAGGTCTTCAAGGCACCGATCATCAATGCCCAGGGCGAGATCATCGGGACGGTCGGCTTTGCCCGCGACATCCGGCCCGAGCGCGCCATTCAGGAGGAGCTGGCAAGACGCGCTGAGCTGGCCGAAAGCGCCATGCGCGCCAAGAGCGCCTTCCTGGCCAACATGAGCTATGAGATCCGCACCCCGATGAACGCCATCCTCGGCCTGACCCATCTGCTCAAGGACGATAGGCAGCTCACGGAGGACCAGCTAGATAAGCTCGACAAGATCCAAACCGCCTCCCAACACCTGCTGATCATCCTGGACGACATCCTGGATCTGGCCAAGATCGAGTCCGGCAAACTGCAGCTGGCCGAGGATAACTTCGCTGTGGTCCCTCTGCTCGAGAAGGTATGCGCGCTCGTGGCGGATGCAGCCCGGGCCAAGGGGCTCAGTTTGACAGTGGACAACCAAGGTGTCCCTGACTGGCTGCGCGGCGATGCAGCGCGCATCCGTCAGATCCTGCTGAACTATCTCAGCAATGCCGTAAAGTTCACCGACCAGGGGTCGATCGTCTTACGTGCCCGGGTCTTGGATGAGGACAATACCAGCGTCTTAGTGTGTTTCGAGGTCGAGGATACCGGTATCGGTATCCCGCCGGATCAACTCCCAGAGCTCTTTCAACCATTTACCCAGCTCGACAATTCATTGAGCCGCTGTTTCGGTGGAACCGGCCTGGGGCTGACGATCAATCTCCAGCTCGCCAACCTGATGGGCGGGATGGTCGGTGCCGAGAGCCAGCCCGACATCGGCAGCATCTTCTGGTTTCAGGCGCGTTTCGAGCGCGGACGCTCGCAGCAAGATCCCCCAGCCGCCTTGCTGACCGAGGAACAATTGCGCCAGCAGTATAGCGGACATCGTCTGCTCCTCGTGGAGGACGATGCCGTCAATCGCGAGGTGATTGCTGAGCTCCTGCGCCGCGGCGGGATAGCGGTCGATCAGGCGGTCGATGGAGGCCAGGCCATCGAATTGGTCAAGGAATCTCACTATGATGTGATTCTGATGGATATACAGATGCGGGTGATGGATGGTCTAGAGGCAACCCGGTGCATCCGCGCCCTGCCCAATGGCGCCAACATCCCGATCTTGGCATTGACGGCGAATAGCTTCGATGAGGATCGCGCCCAATATCAGGCGGCAGGGCTGAATGACTGCATCGCCAAACCTGTTTCGGCCGAGCGCCTGCTCGAGACGATCGCGCGCTGGTTGCCCCTAAGACCAGCCGAGGCCGAGATGCCCACTCTGCCTCAGCCGCCCACTGCCGCTCTAGACGCAGACCCGGATCTAGCCAGACTGCGCAGCGTGCCAGGTCTCGACTGTGCCCAAGGGCTGTCCGCAGTAGCAGGTCAGGCTGGGCGGTATCTCGAGCTGCTGCAGCGTTTCGCGCAGACCCATCTGCAAGATCTCCAACGGATACGCACTGCCTTGGAGACAGGGGACCACGAAGGTATTAAAGCCCTGGTCCATACCCTCAAGGGTGTGGCAGCAAACCTCGGGGCGACGGCGGTCGCAGAGGCAGCGGCAGCAGTCAATGCCCTGTTGCGATCCGCGCCTGAGATCTCGGTCGAAAAGCTTTATGCAGCGATCGACCGCCTCGAGCAGACCTTTGCGTCGCTCACTCAGGTCCTGTCCGGACGTGATTCCACCTCTGTCCCGCCGCTCCACTCAGGGCAATCATCTGTGACCGAACAAGCAAAGGCGCTATGCGATAACCTGATCGAGCTGTTGCGCTTTAATGATACCCGCGCGCTTGCGCTCGCCCGTCAACAACGTGCGCTGCTCATCCTCATCCTTGGTGAGTCCCATGCCCCATTTGAACGCCATCTGGGGGCGTTTGAGTTCGAGGAAGCCCTCGAGCTGTTGGAAAACGCGCGCTTAGAACAGGGCATACCGAGCTGA
- the rlmD gene encoding 23S rRNA (uracil(1939)-C(5))-methyltransferase RlmD produces the protein MSHRPKPLPEPIETDIETLTPEGRGIARINGKTVFVDGALPGERVCLRYTRLQRRFDEAVAEVILTPSPQRVVPRCPHFGVCGGCTLQHLDPSAQIRFKQAGLAETLERIGKVSPERWLDPLTAGHWGYRRKARLGVRHVLKKGRVLIGFRERQGSLLADLRHCAVLHPLVGEHLVALAAAIADLTIRDQVPQIEMAMGDGPGVLVVRAMRSPSPEDIERLLRFAAETGLHIYLQEGGIETIRPLPEQGVDLHYSLPGQGIEIGFQPADFTQVNLELNRKMVDQAIALLAPQPDDRVLDLFCGLGNFTLPLARYAREVIGVEGDPGLVERALLNARRNGLENVRFYTADLQADTIIPPWGEGSFDKALIDPPRSGAWAVLDWLPRLGVERLVYVSCYPATLARDAGHLVHGLGYRLCEAGVMDMFPHTSHVESIALFERG, from the coding sequence GTGTCGCATCGCCCTAAGCCGCTCCCTGAACCCATCGAAACCGATATCGAGACCCTGACCCCTGAAGGGCGGGGCATCGCCCGCATCAATGGCAAGACGGTCTTCGTCGATGGCGCCTTGCCGGGGGAGCGGGTGTGTTTGCGTTACACCCGGTTGCAACGCCGATTCGATGAGGCCGTCGCTGAGGTAATTTTGACCCCATCGCCCCAGCGGGTTGTGCCCCGTTGTCCGCATTTCGGGGTCTGCGGCGGCTGCACCCTCCAGCATCTCGATCCCTCGGCCCAGATCCGTTTCAAACAGGCCGGGCTTGCCGAGACTTTAGAGCGCATCGGCAAGGTCAGCCCTGAACGCTGGCTCGATCCGTTGACCGCTGGGCATTGGGGGTATCGGCGTAAGGCGAGGCTCGGGGTGCGTCATGTGCTCAAAAAGGGGCGGGTGTTGATCGGCTTTCGGGAACGCCAGGGTTCCTTGCTTGCTGATCTCAGGCACTGCGCAGTCCTGCATCCGCTAGTCGGCGAACATTTGGTGGCATTGGCCGCGGCCATCGCGGATCTGACTATCCGCGATCAGGTACCCCAGATCGAGATGGCAATGGGCGATGGACCCGGTGTGCTCGTGGTGCGCGCCATGCGCTCACCTTCTCCTGAGGATATAGAGCGTCTACTCAGGTTCGCCGCGGAGACAGGGTTGCACATCTATCTTCAGGAAGGCGGTATCGAGACCATCCGTCCCCTGCCCGAGCAAGGGGTGGACCTGCACTATAGCCTGCCAGGACAGGGGATTGAGATCGGTTTCCAGCCCGCTGATTTCACCCAGGTCAACCTAGAGCTCAACCGCAAGATGGTGGATCAAGCGATCGCATTGCTTGCTCCGCAGCCTGATGACAGGGTGCTGGATCTCTTCTGTGGCCTGGGCAACTTCACCCTACCCTTGGCGCGCTATGCCCGCGAGGTGATAGGGGTCGAGGGTGATCCTGGTCTGGTTGAACGCGCGTTGCTCAATGCCCGGCGCAATGGACTGGAGAACGTGCGTTTTTATACCGCCGATCTCCAAGCAGACACGATCATCCCCCCCTGGGGCGAGGGGTCCTTTGACAAAGCGCTGATTGATCCGCCGCGCAGCGGGGCCTGGGCGGTATTGGACTGGCTACCGCGGCTCGGCGTCGAGCGCCTGGTCTATGTCTCTTGTTATCCGGCGACTCTAGCACGCGATGCCGGCCATCTGGTTCATGGGCTTGGCTATCGATTATGCGAAGCTGGGGTCATGGACATGTTCCCCCATACCAGCCATGTAGAATCGATCGCCTTGTTTGAGCGAGGCTAG
- a CDS encoding transposase, with product MARLPRFILPGYPQHVIQRGNNRQQILFDEEDYWFIWERLVAGAERFQCAVHAYVLMPNHFHLLLTPQSEAGIGKLMQYVGRYYVHYFNTKYGRSGTLWEGRYRATLVDPQGYLLAVAHYIESNPVRAGLVAHAGEYDWSSYGINAKGADDPLVTAHREYERLGRSLKARRELYTSQSEQPLAPELICAIRERTNKSWVLGSSSFCQQIERLLNRRALPRPRGGDRRSAAYRRGLGAQSSSVRDGREQISNRAGMEGLR from the coding sequence ATGGCCCGTCTTCCGCGTTTTATCCTGCCTGGTTATCCACAACACGTCATCCAGCGCGGCAACAACCGTCAGCAGATCCTGTTCGACGAAGAGGACTATTGGTTCATCTGGGAAAGGCTTGTCGCCGGCGCCGAGCGTTTCCAATGCGCGGTCCACGCCTATGTCCTGATGCCCAATCATTTTCATCTCTTACTGACGCCACAGAGCGAAGCAGGCATCGGCAAGCTGATGCAATATGTCGGGCGCTATTATGTGCATTATTTCAATACCAAATATGGTCGCAGCGGCACCCTGTGGGAAGGACGCTATCGGGCCACCCTCGTCGATCCCCAGGGCTATCTCTTGGCGGTCGCGCATTATATCGAGTCCAATCCGGTACGTGCTGGCTTGGTCGCACATGCGGGTGAATATGATTGGTCGAGCTATGGGATTAATGCCAAAGGTGCGGATGATCCGCTGGTGACGGCACATCGCGAATACGAACGTCTGGGACGTAGCCTCAAAGCCCGTCGCGAGCTTTATACCAGTCAGTCCGAGCAACCTCTGGCGCCTGAACTCATCTGCGCGATCCGCGAGCGCACTAATAAGTCCTGGGTGCTGGGCAGCTCGAGTTTCTGCCAGCAGATCGAAAGGCTGCTCAATCGCCGCGCCTTGCCGCGTCCGCGCGGGGGGGATCGGCGCTCGGCGGCCTATCGCCGGGGTCTGGGTGCCCAGTCGAGCAGCGTGCGCGATGGCAGGGAGCAGATATCCAATAGGGCCGGGATGGAGGGTCTGAGGTGA
- a CDS encoding proteasome-type protease, giving the protein MTYCIGMLMDAGLVFLSDTRTNAGVDQINTFRKMNIFERRGDRVMVLLSAGNLAVTQSVVTLLEERLAQEGENLMRVPNLFEAACHVGDCVRHVYQRDADSLRAFGIDFNISLIFGGQIAGESPRLFNIYAAGNFVEATPDTPYFQIGESKYGKPIIDRIFRFHSSLEDAAKCALISMDSTLKSNLSVGMPLDLACYPRDRLALERVLRIDLDDPYFLSLRAAWGERIQEAFSALPSLACLSASELT; this is encoded by the coding sequence GTGACATACTGCATCGGCATGTTGATGGATGCCGGCCTGGTGTTTCTCTCCGACACGCGCACCAACGCCGGGGTCGATCAGATCAATACCTTTCGCAAGATGAATATCTTTGAGCGCCGCGGCGACCGAGTAATGGTGTTGTTGTCGGCGGGCAATCTGGCGGTGACCCAATCCGTAGTGACCTTGCTGGAGGAGCGTCTCGCTCAGGAAGGGGAGAACCTGATGCGCGTGCCCAATCTCTTTGAGGCCGCCTGTCATGTCGGCGACTGTGTGCGGCACGTGTATCAGCGCGATGCTGACTCGCTGCGTGCCTTCGGGATCGATTTCAACATCAGCCTGATCTTCGGCGGCCAGATCGCCGGTGAATCGCCGCGCCTCTTCAACATCTATGCCGCCGGCAATTTTGTTGAGGCCACCCCGGACACCCCCTATTTCCAGATCGGCGAATCGAAATACGGCAAGCCGATCATCGACCGGATCTTCCGTTTTCATTCCAGCCTGGAGGATGCGGCCAAATGTGCCCTGATCTCGATGGACTCGACCCTCAAGTCCAATCTGTCGGTCGGCATGCCCCTAGACCTGGCTTGCTATCCGCGGGATCGTCTGGCCCTGGAGCGCGTCCTGCGCATCGATCTGGATGACCCCTACTTCCTCAGTCTACGCGCAGCCTGGGGAGAACGTATTCAAGAGGCATTCTCAGCGCTGCCCTCGCTTGCCTGTCTGTCCGCGTCCGAATTGACCTGA